Proteins from one Drosophila gunungcola strain Sukarami chromosome 3R, Dgunungcola_SK_2, whole genome shotgun sequence genomic window:
- the LOC128264547 gene encoding LMBR1 domain-containing protein 2 homolog, producing MAYLLTFGIVTALFLASISLYRYGNIPRQHILVTLSVLTAWCFSFLIVFTIPLDVTSTLYRQCVEEHRPTPAPTLNATTAANVTPSPPPQCQEPWGMVPASVFPNLWRIIYWSSQFLTWLIMPLMQSYLKAGDFTVKGKLKSALIENAIYYGSYLFICGVLLIYIAVKGESLDWQKLKAIASSASNTWGLFLLILLLGYALVEVPRSLWNNAKPGFALQYAYFKAAKLSTEKAEAEEHVDDILESLQGLSRVIPNNHELRPCLETIMRKVPIELQERASRNFARTGGSGMGATSSTILPSEKALVRIHKQVIKSLQTLQRTEALWSVQVQTVLHLEDVARNIHSSERRFKSEFPRQRTQLERMCYSATVQWYWECLLRAPFLKTMCILTATMSAMVVWSELTFFSRHPVLSIFANVIYVAKESYDFFTIEVFSMVVLCYFFYCTYSTILRIRFLNLYYLAPHHQTNEHSLIFSGMLLCRLTPPMCLNFLGLIHMDTHIIPNRIMETVYTQIMGHMDVIGIISNGFNIYFPMCMLAFCLATWFSLGSRALNALGFQQFLQNETIATELVQEGKDLIAREKRRRQRAEEAMARRRDFNRPDQVLGSDYLSKYRSGGGGGGAGGALASNRTPADGLLRDGEGSFDYAAVASSSALGVPRSLSEEINDRFGVSTQVQVGFRDPDYEAEQADGRIVGPPPRGLFDDV from the exons ATGGCCTACCTACTCACTTTCGGCATCGTGACCGCCCTATTCCTGGCCAGCATCTCACTGTACCGCTATGGCAACATACCACGTCAGCACATCCTGGTCACCTTGTCCGTGCTGACCGCCTGGTGCTTCTCCTTCCTGATTGTCTTCACCATTCCGCTGGACGTCACATCG ACACTTTATCGCCAGTGTGTGGAGGAGCATCGACCCACCCCGGCCCCAACTTTGAACGCCACTACGGCCGCCAATGTGACCCCTTCGCCGCCCCCTCAATGCCAGGAGCCGTGGGGCATGGTGCCCGCCTCCGTGTTCCCCAACCTGTGGCGCATCATCTACTGGAGCTCGCAGTTCCTCACCTGGTTGATCATGCCGCTAATGCAGTCGTACCTCAAGGCGGGCGATTTCACCGTCAAGGGCAAGCTGAAGTCGGCCCTGATCGAGAATGCCATTTACTATGGCTCTTACCTGTTCATCTGCGGCGTACTCCTGATCTACATAGCCGTGAAAGGCGAGTCGCTGGACTGGCAGAAGCTGAAGGCCATCGCCTCGTCGGCTTCAAACACCTGGGGCCTGTTTCTGCTCATCCTTCTGTTGGGCTACGCTCTGGTGGAGGTTCCCCGCTCGCTGTGGAACAATGCCAAGCCGGGATTTGCGCTGCAATACGCCTACTTCAAGGCGGCCAAACTGAGCACTGAgaaggcggaggcggaggagcaTGTGGACGACATTCTGGAGTCGTTGCAAGGCCTCAGTCGCGTCATACCGAACAACCACGAACTGCGCCCTTGCCTGGAGACCATCATGCGGAAGGTGCCCATCGAGCTGCAGGAGCGGGCTAGCCGAAACTTTGCCCGCACCGGAGGCAGTGGAATGGGAGCAACCAGCTCCACAATCTTGCCCTCGGAAAAGGCGCTGGTTCGCATTCACAAGCAAGTAATCAAATCCCTGCAGACGTTGCAACGCACCGAGGCGCTGTGGAGCGTGCAGGTGCAGACGGTGCTGCATCTGGAGGATGTGGCCAGGAACATTCACTCCTCGGAGCGGCGCTTCAAATCGGAATTCCCGCGGCAGCGAACGCAGCTGGAGAGAATGTGCTACAGTGCCACGGTGCAGTGGTACTGGGAGTGCCTGCTGCGGGCGCCCTTCCTCAAGACCATGTGCATCCTCACGGCCACCATGTCGGCCATGGTGGTGTGGAGTGAGCTCACCTTCTTCAGCCGTCACCCCGTGCTCTCCATATTCGCCAATGTGATCTACGTGGCCAAGGAGAGCTACGACTTCTTCACCATCGAGGTCTTTTCCATGGTGGTTCTCTGCTACTTTTTCTACTGTACTTATTCTACAATCCTGAGGATTCGTTTCCTCAATCTTTACTATCTGGCACCGCACCACCAGACCAACGAGCACAGCCTGATCTTCAGTGGCATGCTGCTCTGTCGGTTGACGCCGCCCATGTGCCTCAACTTCCTGGGCCTGATCCACATGGACACACACATTATTCCCAAT CGCATCATGGAGACGGTCTACACCCAGATCATGGGCCACATGGACGTCATTGGCATCATCTCGAACGGCTTTAACATTTACTTCCCCATGTGCATGCTGGCCTTCTGCCTGGCCACCTGGTTTAGTCTGGGCAGTAGGGCCTTGAATGCCCTTGGTTTCCAGCAGTTCCTGCAGAACGAGACGATAGCCACTGAGCTGGTGCAGGAGGGCAAGGATTTGATAGCCCGCGAGAAGCGGCGACGCCAGCGAGCAGAGGAGGCGATGGCCAGAAGGCGGGACTTCAACCGACCCGACCAGGTACTTGGCAGCGATTACTTGAGCAAGTACCGAAgtggaggaggcggaggaggagcaggtggtGCCCTGGCCAGCAATCGAACGCCAGCGGATGGGCTGCTTCGTGATGGCGAAGGGAGCTTTGACTATGCGGCGGTGGCCTCCTCCTCGGCCCTAGGCGTTCCACGTTCCCTCTCCGAGGAGATCAACGACCGGTTCGGGGTGAGCACCCAGGTGCAGGTCGGCTTCCGGGATCCCGACTACGAGGCGGAGCAGGCCGATGGTCGCATTGTGGGCCCCCCGCCACGAGGACTCTTTGACGATGTCTAG
- the LOC128265141 gene encoding golgin-45, which produces MEADSTEPKAAKSPDCRTSGDGMEQPENSGTAKTEADEVQAIADVDIKVKRPQLSRKDSTIIQEAVMGRKTSTSASNLPLPGLHTLYRRPEIVTRSLAPAMPKGELVQMRPRLVTSSSESLPEHKKTKAPKFVPFEPYPGAVNPMISEPTNKHKIHRDKNNLDIAVLVDQVSTLRTQELDTEHREIKDSPQDSSCHEIAALQEELTKMREERNYFQAQYKFQTQVNSELKSLLVASVGEDLQTRVNLLTEDKLQLARALLDTANNLTTHTEQIEFLAGQCEVWRSKFLASSVMVEELARWKADLTQKNQLLNESTKQLLHATHQIREIQLDMLKQLKFLAKIRFLNLPATDVISLSAENLNILQRMVLHTGVGIPEETLKLSSASTSPLCEAEKYAVRALEFISQPLMATDEAIRALFDQAQRPHYVQPAATDLASTDNLQPDKQQ; this is translated from the exons ATGGAAGCGGATAGTACGGAACCAAAGGCGGCCAAGTCGCCGGACTGTCGCACCAGCGGCGATGGCATGGAGCAACCGGAAAATAGTGGCACAGCCAAAACAGAGGCTGATGAAGTCCAGGCTATTGCTGATGTGGACATCAAGGTGAAGAGGCCCCAGTTGTCGCGAAAGGACAGCACCATAATCCAGGAGGCTGTCATGGGAAGGAAGACATCCACATCCGCCTCCAATTTGCCTCTTCCCGGACTGCACACACTGTACAGACGACCGGAGATTGTGACCCGTAGTTTGGCACCCGCAATGCCCAAGGGAGAGTTGGTCCAAATGCGACCCCGTTTGGTCACCAGCAGTTCAGAATCCCTGCCCGAGCATAAGAAGACCAAGGCCCCCAAGTTCGTGCCCTTTGAACCCTATCCGGGTGCCGTGAATCCCATGATCTCCGAGCCAACGAACAAACACAAAATCCATCGGGACAAGAACAACCTGGACATTGCAGTACTGGTGGATCAAGTGTCCACGCTGCGTACCCAGGAGCTGGACACCGAACACAGGGAAATTAAGGACTCCCCTCAAGATAGCAGCTGTCATGAAATAGCCGCACTCCAGGAGGAGCTAACCAAGATGCGCGAGGAGCGGAATTACTTTCAGGCGCAGTACAAGTTCCAAACGCAAGTCAACAGCGAACTAAAAAGCTTGCTGGTGGCCTCCGTGGGCGAGGATCTGCAGACGAGGGTCAATCTCCTAACCGAGGACAAACTACAACTGGCCAGAGCACTCCTCGACACCGCCAACAATCTGACCACCCACACCGAGCAAATTGAGTTTTTGGCCGGACAATGCGAGGTGTGGCGCTCAAAGTTCCTGGCCAGCAGCGTCATGGTCGAGGAACTGGCCCGCTGGAAGGCCGATCTCACCCAGAAGAACCAGCTGCTGAACGAGTCCACCAAGCAGCTACTCCATGCCACCCACCAGATTCGCGAAATTCAGCTGGACATGCTCAAGCAGCTCAAGTTCCTGGCCAAGATTCGCTTTCTCAACCTGCCCGCCACCGATGTGATCAGCCTGAGTGCCGAGAACCTAAACATCCTCCAGCGCATGGTACTGCACACGGGCGTGGGCATTCCCGAGGAGACCCTCAAGTTGTCCAGCGCCAGCACGAGTCCACTGTGCGAGGCGGAGAAGTATGCAGTTAGG GCCCTGGAATTCATCAGTCAGCCGCTAATGGCCACCGATGAAGCCATACGAGCCCTTTTTGACCAGGCCCAGCGGCCACACTATGTACAACCAGCTGCCACGGACTTAGCTTCCACCGATAATCTACAACCAGATAAACAGCAATAA
- the LOC128265148 gene encoding omega-amidase NIT2, protein MSKASNIMRLALLQLKGSKDKAANVQNAVSKIETAVREHQPRLITLPECFNAPYGTKYFREYSETIPDGYTSQQLSNLAKKHQVYIVGGTIPELGENDAIYNTCTVWSPTGDLVAKHRKMHLFDIDVKGGIRFKESETLSAGNDFTTIDIDGHKIGIGICYDIRFEEMARLYRNAGCEMIIYPAAFNMTTGPLHWELLQRARANDNQLFVVTTSPARDPVAEYVAYGHSLVVDPWAKVQQSAGDGEETVVADIDFSLVEQVRQQIPVFGQRRLDLYATVKKSK, encoded by the exons ATGAGCAAAGCCAGCAACA TCATGCGTTTGGCGCTGTTGCAATTAAAGGGCTCCAAGGACAAGGCGGCCAATGTCCAAAACGCAGTCAGCAAAATCGAGACGGCGGTCAGGGAGCACCAGCCACGATTGATCACCCTACCAGAATGTTTCAATGCTCCATATGGCACCAAGTATTTCCGGGAGTATTCCGAGACCATTCCTGATGGCTACACCTCTCAGCAGCTCTCGAACTTGGCCAAGAAGCACCAGGTTTATATAGTCGGAGGAACAATTCCAGAACTGGGTGAAAACGATGCCATCTATAACACCTGTACGGTGTGGTCACCCACTGGCGATCTGGTGGCCAAGCACCGCAAGATGCATCTATTCGACATCGATGTCAAGGGCGGCATTCGCTTCAAGGAGTCGGAAACCCTGTCCGCAGGCAATGACTTCACCACCATCGACATAGATGGCCACAagatcggcatcggcatctgCTACGACATCCGTTTTGAGGAGATGGCCCGGCTCTATCGCAATGCTGGCTGTGAGATGATCATCTATCCGGCTGCCTTCAACATGACCACCGGCCCTCTGCATTGGGAGCTGCTTCAGCGAGCCCGTGCCAATGATAACCAACTCTTTGTGGTGACCACTTCGCCAGCCAGGGATCCTGTTGCCGAGTATGTTGCGTACGGCCATTCCCTGGTGGTGGATCCCTGGGCCAAAGTGCAGCAGAGTGCCGGTGATGGTGAGGAAACAGTAGTGGCGGATATCGACTTCTCCCTGGTGGAGCAAGTGCGTCAGCAGATTCCCGTCTTTGGGCAACGGCGACTGGATTTGTATGCCACCGTAAAGAAGTCAAAGTAA
- the LOC128261409 gene encoding alpha-mannosidase 2 produces the protein MLRIRRRFALVICSGFLLVFLSLYVILNFAAPAGNQKKPNYVAIEDKLIRLENGLQEHGEEMRNMRARLDKKTIEQPLKTPLKVPRSPRSGAKECQDVVQDVPSVDVQMLELYDRMSFKDIDGGVWKQGWNIKYDPLKYNAHHKLKVFVVPHSHNDPGWIQTFEDYYQHDTKHILSNALRHLHENPEMKFIWAETSYFARFYQDLGENKKLQMKSIVKSGQLEFVTGGWVMTDEANAHWRSVLLQLTEGQTWLKQHLNVTPTASWAIDPFGYSPTIPYILQKSGFKDLLIQRTHYSVKKELAQQRNLEFHWRQIWDTKGETSLFTHMMPFYSYDIPHTCGPDPKVCCQFDFKRMGAFGLSCPWKTPPRAIVEGNVAAKSELLVDQWKKKAELYRSNVLLIPLGDDFRFKQNTEWDVQRVNYEKLFEHINSQAHFNVQAQFGTLQEYFDAVHQAESAGQVEFPTLSGDFFTYADRSDNYWSGYFTSRPYHKRMDRVLMHYVRSAEMLSAWHSWDGMAGIEERLELARRELSLFQHHDGITGTAKTHVMLDYEQRMQEALKACQMVMQQSVYRLLTKPSIYSPDFSFSYFTLDDSRWPGSGVEDSRTTIILGADVLPTKHVVMHNTLPHWREQLVDFYVSSPFVSVSDLANNPVEAQVSPVWSWHHDTLTKTIHPQGSTTKYRIIFKARVPPMGLATYVLTISESKPEHTTYASNLLLRTNPVSVLLGQYPEDVKFGEPREISLRVGNGPTLAFSEQGLLKSIQLAQDSPHVPVHLKFLKYGTRTHGDRSGAYLFLPNGPASPMQLNHPVVLVTKGKLESSVSVGLPSVVHQTILRGAAPEIRNLVDIGVLDNTEIVMRLETHIDSGDIFYTDLNGLQIIKRRRLEKLPLQANYYPVPSGMFIEDANMRLSLLTGQPLGGSSLSSGELEIMQDRRLASDDERGLGQGVLDNKPVLLIYRLLLEKINSCARPSEVDPAGYLTRAAHKASQSLLDPLDKFIFAENDWIGAQGQFGGEHVSAREDLDVPVMRRLTKSSAKTQRVGYIVHRTNLMQCGQAEEQTKKLNVCNILPKASRCEQTTLTFLQNLEQFESMVAPEVCPMETVAYVSSHTS, from the exons ATGTTGCGCATACGTCGACGCTTCGCCTTGGTGATATGCTCCGGTTTCCTGCTGGTTTTCCTTAGCCTCTATGTGATTCTCAACTTTGCGGCGCCGGCAGGCAACCAgaaaaag CCCAACTATGTGGCCATTGAGGATAAGCTGATTCGGTTGGAAAATGGACTGCAGGAGCATGGCGAGGAGATGCGGAACATGCGGGCTCGCTTGGACAAGAAAACGATAGAGCAGCCCCTTAAGACCCCACTCAAAGTGCCCCGTTCCCCAAGATCAGGAGCAAAGGAGTGCCAGGATGTGGTCCAGGATGTGCCCAGTGTGGATGTACAGATGCTGGAGCTATACGATCGCATGTCCTTCAAGGACATCGATGGCGGGGTGTGGAAACAGGGCTGGAACATCAAGTACGATCCACTAAAATACAATGCCCACCACAAACTCAAGGTATTCGTGGTGCCCCACTCGCACAACGATCCCGGCTGGATCCAGACCTTCGAGGACTACTACCAGCACGACACCAAGCACATCCTGTCCAACGCCCTGCGGCATCTGCACGAGAACCCCGAGATGAAGTTCATCTGGGCGGAGACCTCGTACTTTGCCCGATTCTACCAAGATCTGggggaaaacaaaaagctgCAGATGAAATC CATTGTAAAAAGTGGACAGCTGGAATTTGTGACTGGAGGATGGGTGATGACGGATGAGGCGAACGCTCACTGGCGTAGTGTGTTGCTGCAGCTGACTGAAGGGCAAACGTGGCTGAAGCAGCACCTGAATGTCACACCCACCGCCTCGTGGGCCATCGATCCCTTTGGCTACAGTCCCACAATTCCGTACATTCTGCAAAAGAGTGGATTTAAAGATCTGCTTATTCAGCGGACACACTACTCGGTGAAGAAAGAGCTGGCCCAACAGCGCAACCTGGAGTTCCACTGGCGCCAGATCTGGGACACCAAGGGAGAGACTTCCCTTTTCACCCACATGATGCCCTTCTACTCGTACGATATACCCCACACCTGTGGCCCGGATCCCAAGGTTTGCTGCCAGTTCGACTTCAAGCGAATGGGCGCCTTCGGATTGAGTTGCCCGTGGAAGACGCCACCGCGAGCCATTGTGGAGGGGAATGTGGCAGCGAAATCGGAACTGCTGGTGGATCAGTGGAAGAAGAAGGCTGAGCTATATCGATCGAACGTCCTGCTGATTCCCTTGGGCGATGATTTCCGCTTTAAGCAGAACACCGAGTGGGATGTGCAGCGGGTGAACTACGAGAAGCTGTTCGAGCACATCAACAGCCAGGCGCACTTCAATGTGCAGGCTCAGTTTGGCACGCTGCAGGAGTACTTCGATGCAGTGCATCAGGCGGAGAGTGCCGGACAGGTCGAGTTTCCCACGCTGAGCGGTGACTTCTTCACCTATGCCGATCGTTCGGATAACTACTGGAGTGGCTATTTCACATCACGGCCGTATCACAAGCGCATGGATCGTGTCCTAATGCACTATGTCCGCTCGGCGGAGATGCTCTCCGCCTGGCACTCCTGGGACGGAATGGCTGGCATCGAGGAGCGCCTGGAGCTGGCTCGTCGGGAGCTGTCCCTCTTTCAGCATCACGATGGCATCACTGGCACAGCTAAAACTCATGTGATGTTGGACTACGAGCAACGCATGCAGGAAGCTCTAAAGGCCTGCCAAATGGTGATGCAGCAGTCCGTATACCGCCTCCTAACCAAGCCCTCCATCTACAGTCCAGACTTTAGCTTTTCCTACTTTACGCTGGACGATTCGCGATGGCCGGGATCAGGCGTGGAGGACAGTCGCACCACCATTATCTTGGGCGCGGATGTACTGCCCACCAAGCATGTGGTGATGCACAATACCCTGCCCCATTGGCGGGAGCAGCTGGTGGACTTCTATGTGTCCAGTCCCTTTGTGAGTGTCAGCGATCTGGCCAACAACCCAGTGGAGGCCCAGGTCTCGCCCGTGTGGAGCTGGCACCACGACACCCTCACCAAGACCATCCACCCACAAGGCTCCACCACCAAGTATCGCATCATCTTCAAGGCTCGCGTGCCGCCCATGGGACTGGCCACCTACGTTCTGACCATATCCGAGTCCAAACCAGA ACACACCACGTACGCCTCGAACCTTTTGCTGCGAACAAATCCGGTCTCCGTGCTTTTGGGTCAATATCCGGAGGATGTGAAGTTTGGCGAGCCTAGGGAGATCTCGTTGCGCGTGGGCAATGGTCCAACACTGGCATTTTCGGAGCAGGGTCTACTCAAATCCATTCAGCTCGCACAGGACAGTCCGCATGTGCCGGTGCACTTGAAGTTCCTTAAGTATGGCACTAGGACGCATGGAGATCGATCCGGAGCCTATCTGTTCCTGCCCAACGGACCTGCTTCGCCTATGCAGCTCAACCATCCCGTGGTCCTGGTGACCAAGGGCAAATTGGAGTCATCGGTGAGCGTGGGTCTGCCGAGTGTGGTGCATCAGACCATATTGCGTGGCGCAGCCCCTGAGATTCGCAATTTGGTGGACATCGGCGTGCTGGATAACACGGAGATCGTGATGCGTTTGGAGACGCATATCGACAGTGGCGACATATTCTACACCGATCTCAATGGACTGCAGATTATTAAAAGGCGCCGTTTGGAGAAGCTACCCTTGCAAGCCAACTACTATCCAGTTCCCTCTGGAATGTTTATTGAGGATGCCAATATGAGACTTTCATTGCTCACGGGTCAACCTCTCGGTGGATCTTCCCTGTCTTCCGGGGAGCTGGAGATCATGCAGGATCGACGCCTGGCCAGTGATGATGAACGTGGCCTGGGACAAGGTGTTTTGGACAACAAGCCAGTGCTGCTCATCTATCGCCTGTTGCTGGAGAAGATCAACAGTTGTGCTCGACCATCGGAGGTGGATCCGGCTGGTTACTTGACAAGGGCTGCCCACAAGGCCTCACAATCGCTGCTTGATCCGCTGGACAAGTTTATATTCGCTGAAAATGATTGGATTGGGGCACAGGGTCAGTTTGGCGGCGAACATGTCTCAGCTCGTGAGGATCTGGATGTGCCCGTGATGCGACGCTTGACCAAAAGTTCGGCCAAGACGCAGCGTGTGGGCTATATCGTGCATCGCACCAATCTAATGCAATGCGGCCAAGCAGAGGAGCAGACTAAGAAG TTGAATGTTTGCAATATACTTCCGAAAGCGTCACGATGTGAGCAAACTACCCTGACATTCCTGCAGAACCTGGAGCAGTTTGAGTCCATGGTGGCGCCGGAGGTGTGCCCCATGGAAACCGTCGCTTATGTGAGCAGCCACACAAGCTGA
- the LOC128263721 gene encoding tubulin beta-2 chain — MREIVHIQAGQCGNQIGGKFWEVISDEHCIDATGTYYGDSDLQLERINVYYNEATGAKYVPRAILVDLEPGTMDSVRSGAFGQIFRPDNFVFGQSGAGNNWAKGHYTEGAELVDSVLDVVRKESEGCDCLQGFQLTHSLGGGTGSGMGTLLISKIREEYPDRIMNTFSVVPSPKVSDTVVEPYNATLSVHQLVENTDETYCIDNEALYDICFRTLKLTTPTYGDLNHLVSATMSGVTTCLRFPGQLNADLRKLAVNMVPFPRLHFFMPGFAPLTSRGSQQYRALTVPELTQQMFDAKNMMAACDPRHGRYLTVAAIFRGRMSMKEVDEQMLNIQNKNSSFFVEWIPNNCKTAVCDIPPRGLKMSATFIGNSTAIQELFKRVSEQFTAMFRRKAFLHWYTGEGMDEMEFTEAESNMNDLVSEYQQYQEATADEEGEFDEDEEGGGDE, encoded by the exons ATGCGTGAAATCGTGCACATCCAGGCCGGGCAATGCGGTAACCAGATCGGTGGCAAATTCTGGGAGGTTATCTCCGACGAGCATTGCATAGACGCCACGGGAACGTATTACGGCGATAGTGATCTGCAGCTGGAGCGCATTAATGTTTACTACAATGAGGCCACCGGTGCCAAATATGTTCCTCGGGCCATTCTCGTGGACCTCGAGCCCGGCACCATGGACTCGGTTCGATCCGGTGCCTTTGGCCAGATTTTCCGACCGGACAACTTTGTGTTTGGTCAGTCTGGTGCCGGCAACAACTGGGCCAAGGGTCACTACACAGAGGGTGCCGAACTAGTGGACTCTGTCCTGGATGTGGTGCGAAAGGAGTCGGAGGGCTGCGATTGCCTGCAG ggCTTCCAGCTGACCCACTCGCTAGGTGGCGGCACCGGCTCCGGCATGGGCACCTTGCTGATCTCCAAGATCCGAGAGGAGTACCCCGACCGCATCATGAACACCTTCTCGGTGGTGCCCTCGCCCAAGGTATCCGATACGGTGGTGGAACCCTACAATGCCACCTTGAGTGTCCACCAGTTGGTGGAGAACACCGATGAGACATACTGCATCGATAATGAGGCGTTGTATGACATCTGTTTCCGGACACTGAAGCTGACGACTCCCACCTATGGTGACCTCAATCATTTGGTCTCGGCCACCATGTCTGGAGTGACCACATGCCTTCGATTCCCCGGCCAGCTGAACGCTGATCTTCGCAAGCTGGCGGTGAACATGGTGCCCTTTCCCCGGCTGCACTTCTTCATGCCTGGATTCGCTCCACTTACCTCGCGCGGATCGCAGCAATACCGAGCCCTGACCGTTCCGGAGTTGACCCAACAGATGTTCGATGCCAAGAACATGATGGCCGCCTGTGATCCACGACATGGTCGCTACTTGACCGTGGCTGCCATTTTCCGAGGCCGGATGTCCATGAAGGAGGTGGACGAGCAGATGCTGAATATCCAGAACAAGAACAGCAGCTTCTTTGTCGAATGGATCCCCAATAACTGCAAGACGGCTGTGTGCGATATTCCACCGCGAGGTCTCAAGATGTCGGCTACTTTTATCGGGAACTCGACGGCCATTCAGGAGCTCTTCAAGCGCGTTTCAGAGCAATTTACAGCCATGTTCCGGAGGAAGGCTTTCCTCCATTGGTACACCGGCGAGGGAATGGACGAGATGGAGTTCACCGAGGCGGAGAGCAACATGAATGATCTGGTGTCGGAGTACCAACAGTACCAGGAGGCCACCGCCGACGAGGAGGGCGAATTCGATGAGGACGAAGAGGGCGGAGGCGATGAATAA
- the LOC128264550 gene encoding BBSome-interacting protein 1: MSAVEADVLQKIDLIEPTTGKLFFEHKTELVFCRPHLMPLKTQALERLEEMHRDTARQLQKKRLQRKSSEPMN; the protein is encoded by the coding sequence ATGTCCGCTGTGGAGGCGGATGTGCTGCAGAAAATCGATCTGATTGAGCCCACGACcggaaaattgtttttcgaGCACAAAACGGAACTGGTCTTCTGCCGGCCGCATCTGATGCCCCTGAAGACGCAGGCGCTGGAACGTCTGGAGGAAATGCATCGGGATACCGCTCGCCAATTGCAGAAGAAGCGATTGCAGAGGAAGTCCTCGGAGCCCATGAATTAG
- the LOC128251731 gene encoding uncharacterized protein LOC128251731, with protein MHSPKTPLTSRCGYLRGRKRINPHPISVLQKRPKIEDKVDAEDSKCSSEPDISTNSESPLTAEDSGIDVSQEIDQKKARYARRNQKQNPF; from the coding sequence ATGCATTCCCCCAAGACTCCGTTAACTTCCCGCTGTGGCTATCTGCGCGGTCGCAAGCGCATAAATCCGCATCCCATATCGGTGCTGCAGAAGCGGCCGAAAATCGAAGACAAAGTCGATGCAGAGGACAGCAAGTGCTCATCAGAGCCGGACATCTCAACGAATTCGGAATCCCCGTTGACTGCCGAGGATAGTGGTATCGATGTTAGCCAGGAAATCGACCAGAAAAAAGCACGTTACGCCAGACGCAATCAGAAGCAGAATCCTTTCTAG
- the LOC128263726 gene encoding two pore potassium channel protein sup-9, whose protein sequence is MKRQNVRTLSLVVCTFTYLLIGAAVFDSLESPTEAKRWEFLQAVKNNFVKKYNVTDEDFRVMEIVIIENKPHKAGPQWKFAGAFYFSTVVLAMIGYGHSTPVTIPGKAFCMGYAMVGIPLGLVMFQSIGERLNKFASVIIRRAKRASGARCTDATEMNLMLATGMLSSIIITTGAAVFSRYEGWSYFDSFYYCFVTLTTIGFGDYVALQNDQALTNKPGYVALSLVFILFGLAVVAASINLLVLRFMTMQAEDAKRDEQDAQNLAGNAQPVTFDDESTYNMHGKLLENNYTTENDETASLCSCTCMGGTRCLNHEQFVDPDFAPTDIIESTLCLKRASV, encoded by the exons ATGAAACGCCAAAATGTTCGAACCCTTTCCCTTGTGGTGTGCACATTTACGTACCTTTTAATTGGCGCCGCGGTCTTCGATTCACTGGAGTCCCCAACGGAGGCCAAACGATGGGAGTTTTTACAAG CCGTTAAAAACAACTTTGTAAAGAAGTACAATGTAACCGACGAGGATTTCCGAGTGATGGAAATTGtcattattgaaaacaaaccACACAAGGCAGGACCCCAGTGGAAATTCGCTGGAGCCTTTTATTTTAGCACTGTCGTTCTGGCCATGATAG GATATGGCCACTCCACACCAGTTACCATTCCGGGAAAAGCATTTTGTATGGGCTATGCAATG GTAGGCATTCCTCTGGGCCTGGTAATGTTCCAGTCGATCGGTGAACGATTGAACAAGTTTGCCTCAGTTATCATAAGGCGGGCGAAAAGGGCCAGTGGAGCTCGGTGTACGGATGCCACCGAAATGAATCTTATGCTGGCCACTGGAATGCTCTCCTCCATTATTATTACCACGGGAGCAGCAGTGTTCTCCCGATATGAGGGATGGAGCTACTTCGACAGCTTCTACTACTGCTTTGTCACCTTGACCACAATTGGTTTTGGCGATTATGTGGCCTTGCAGAACGATCAGGCACTGACCAATAAACCAGGCTATGTGGCATTAAGCTTGGTCTTCATCCTGTTCGGGTTGGCAGTGGTAGCTGCCAGTATTAATCTGTTGGTGCTGCGCTTCATGACCAT GCAGGCAGAGGATGCGAAGCGGGATGAACAGGATGCCCAAAACCTGGCCGGAAATGCCCAGCCAGTCACCTTCGATGACGAATCCACCTACAATATGCATGGCAAGCTGCTGGAGAACAACTACACCACTGAGAATGATGAGACCGCTTCGTTGTGCTCCTGCACTTGCATGGGTGGCACTAGGTGCCTCAACCACGAGCAGTTCGTGGATCCGGATTTTGCGCCCACGGATATCATTGAGAGCACTTTGTGCCTGAAAAGAGCCTCCGTCTGA